ACGCCATCGCCATGACGTCGGCGTCCCGCAGCAACTGGTTTCGCGCGTAGCGCGTCAGCTCCAGCCGGCTGACCGCGTCGGCCGGCACGACGTCATCCGGTTCATCGGTGGGCGGCAATGCGAACGGCTCCGCGGGCACGCCCGCGTAGTGCGCCGCCAGCGTCACGGATTCCGCGTGGGTGAAGATGCCGCGATAGGCCTGGTAGGCGTTCTCCAGGCTGGGCGCGCGGCTCAACATGTCGGCCACCCGCCGCGATCGCGACCCCCGCGCCGCGGCCGCCGCCAGCCGCCCCGCCTGGGACGCGAGTGCGCCGGTCCAGTGGAACCGTTGGTGCCAGGCCGCAAGGCGGGGCACGCCGCGGAAGGAAGGATAGCCGCCGAACAGTTCGTCAGCGCCGACGCCGCTGAGCAACACCTTGATGCCGTGCTCGCGCGCAAACCGCGCCATCACGAACGCATTGAGGCCGTCGGTCGTTGGTTGGTCCACGGCCGCTTTGTACGCCAGGAAGGCCGCGCGCGCCGACGCCGCATCCATGACGCACTCGTGATGGATGGCGCCGAAGTGCCCGGCGGTCCGGCGCGCCAACGGGCCCTCATCGTCCGGCTCGCCGGGCAGGGTCAGCGAGAATGTCTCGACGCCGGTGCGCCCGCCCGCATGCGCGAGGGCGAGAATCGCGGTCGAGTCCACGCCGCCGCTGAGCAGCAACCCCACTGACGCATCACCGGCGAAGTGGTGCTCGACGCTGTCGGCCAGCGCGTGGCGCACATCGGCGGCCGCCGCCCCCGCGCCGTCGGCGGGGAACTGCAGCTGCCAGTATCGCCGCGCCGACATGCGGCCATCGCACCAATGCACGGAGTGCGCCGCCGGGACGCAGCGGATGTTCCTGGCAATGGTCAAGGGTTCAGGGACGCTGCCGGTGCGGAACAGGCCGTAGACGCCGGCCGGGTCGAGGTCGACCGGCACGAGGGCTGACGCCAGCAGCGCCCTGACTTCAGAGGCGAAGATCAAGCGGCCGTGGTCGAGTGAATAGTAGAGCGGCTTGATCCCGAAACGGTCGCGCGCCAGCACGCACGTGCGCGCCTCGGCGTCCCAGAGCGCAAAGGCGAACATCCCGCGCAGCCGGCTGATGCCGACGGGCCCGTCCCGCTCGTACAGGCGGAGGATGACCTCGGTGTCAGTGCTGGTCGTGAATTGGACGCCGGCACGCTCGAGCGCGCGCCGGATCTCCGCGAAGTTGTAGATCGCGCCGCTGTAAGTGATGACGAAGCGTCCGCCCTCGATCGACATCGGCTGATGCCCCGCCGGGCTCGGGTCGAACACCGCCAGCCGGGTATGGGCGAACAGTGCGCCGCCACCTGGAGCAGCCCACTCGCCTTCCCCGTCGGGGCCACGATGCCGGAGCGAGGCCTGCATGGATCGCAGCGCCGGCCGGAGGTCGGTCGGCGGCGGACCCGGGCTCAGGATGCCGGCGATGCCGCACATGCAGGCGACGTCCGTTCGTCGATGAACCACCGGCGCTTGCCGGCCCGGGTGGCGCCGACATCGTCCACGTAGGTGAACCTCGCCTGCGCGAGCGCCGGGTGCACCCTGGCCAGCCGAGGACGAATGCGCGACTCGAGCGCGGCATGGTCGACGCCAGGCGACACCAACCGCAACTCGATGCCCTCGTCGCGAAGGACCATCTGGATGTTGAAGACCGATGCCTCGTCGTGCACGCAGTGGAAGATCGACAGGCTGTGGATGGCGTCGCCGCCAGGGAGCTGGATGACGTCGTTCAGCCGCCCGGCGACCGCCGCGAAACGATCGACGTGGCCGTTGGGCAGCTGGTGCGGCTCGCTCAGGCCATCACCCAGCCGGTAGCGAATCAACGGCACGTAGCGCCGATAGAGCGCGGTGATCAGCACCGGGTGGGACTCCGGATCGTCGGCCGCCGGCGCCTCTGTCTCGACGTAGTCGAGATCGCCGTAGACCTCGAATGGCCCGCTGCCCTTCTTGAAGGCGACCTGGCCAAATTCGCCGCCACCGTACTCCTGGACGACCGGGCAGCCGAACAGGTCTTCGAGCATGCTCACGGTGTCGGGCCGCGGCGGCGGCTCGGTGGTGGCCAGCACGAACCGCAGGCCGAGGCCGCGGAAACGCTCGCGGTAGCTCGCCGTGTATCGTCCGAAGAGATCGAGCGCCGAGGCGTAGCTGATGAAGCCGATCGGCCGATGCGCGATGAGCTGCTCCGCGAACTGCGCGCAGATCTCCGGGTTGAGGCGGTAGGCGTTGACGCGGCGGTAGCCCAGCATGCGATCGGCCACCGATCGCTTCGCCGTGTTGACGGCGCGCGTCACGCCCGAGCCCAGCAAATGGACGTGCCCCCACATGATGAACAGGCGCGAATCCGGCTGGTACCCCATCTCCTGCCAGGCGGCGAGCTTGACGATGCGCATGAGATCGCGCTCGGCCTGGTTCATGCCGATCTGGATCGGGGTGCCGGTCGAGCCGGCCGTCTTCATGATCGAGCCGGGCGGACCGGAGCGGCGCACGAATGCCGACGGCTGGTCCTGGAGCGCCTGCCGAGTCAGCACGGGAATGGCGCGCACGTCATCCCAGGTGTGGATCACCGGCGGCGCCTGCTGACGTTCCACCAGCGCCGCAAAGTACGGCACGTCGGCGACGGCATCGGCCCAGGTCTCCTGCAGCGCCAGGAGTTGGCGTTGCTGGCGCTCGCCGTCCGATACCGCGGCCAAGGCACTCCGGCGCGCCCGAGCCGCCTCGAACTGGTGCCGTAACCTGGGAATCCACAAACTCATCTGGGTGCGGCACCTGATTCGCGAGCCGCCAATACCGACGCAAAGTACGCGTGCATGCGTTGCGCCCAGGTTTCCGCGGAGAAGGGATGCGCGAGTTGCCGACTGCGCTCACCAAACTCGCGCATCCGGCCGTGATTCTGGTGCATCCACACCATGGCATCAGCAAGTGCGGCCGCGTCGCCAGGAGGTATGGCGATCCCGTTGTAGTACGAACGCAGAATATCGATGGTCGCACCGCATACGTCAGTGCATATCAGCGGCAGCCCGGTCGCAGCCGCCTCCCCGATAGCGACGCCCCAAGGCTCCTCGCGACTCGGCATGAGGAACGTGCCATGGTCGGCGAACACGCCGGGCAGCTCACTGGGCAGGACGTAACCGAGATCGTGAATCCCCTCCCCGGTGATCAAGCTCGACTCCGGGCCCGTGCCGCAACAGTCGAGGGGCCAGGGGGCGGCCACCCGGGCACGGTAGCGCCGATACGCGTCGACCAGGATGTCGATCCCCTTCACGTGCGCATAACGTCCGGCAAACAAGAACCGCTTGGGCCAGTCGGGGGCGGCGTCGAGGCGGCGGCCGCGCTCGCGGAATGCCGTGTAGTCGAAGCCATACAGGCCGTTAGCGATGCGTCCGCGAGGCACTCCGAGCCGTCGGGCACACTCCGCGCTGCGGGGACCCGCAACAACCACCTTGTCCATGCGGCGCATGAATCCCCTGAGGCGGATCTGGTTGACGCGTTGCGGCCACGCTCCCGTCCAAGGCGTATCCATGCCCAACACAAACTTCGCGCCCCGCAGGGCCGGCGTATGGACGAGGCGGCGGTACTGTGGATAGAACCAACCACAGATCAAGACCACGTCTGGATTGCGGTGGCTGACCAGATCAGGAATCTCCAGGTTGGACGCCGCAGCCATCAATCTGCGATTCGACACCTCGTGCAACAGTTCTTCCTGCACCGGCACATCTTGAAAGTCGAGGTGAAGGACGTGAAGATCGACCGACGGAACCTGATTCAGCGCGCGGAGACAGGCGGCGACGTATCCTTGCAGGCCCGCCCAGCAGACCACGACTTTCATCGCTCGACCCATCCGAGCCACCCGGGAGGCGGGGCGAAGGGGCGAGGAGTCGGAAAGGATGCGAGCGGCCCGATGCGGCCGTCGACCGACACCGGCAGGGTTGCGGTGTCAAAGCGGCCCCAACCCGGGCCCAGGTAACGGCTGCGCTGCGACAGGATCGGCATCCGCGACTCGTCAAAGCCCATGAACCAGGCAAGGGTCGCGTCGATCGCGAATGGGTCAACGCCGAAGACTATCCACTCCATCTCGCGCGGGTCGGGAAAGAGCGGGCCGTCACCCTCGCCGCAGATGAGCCCGTCGACAATGCAGAAGTAGTGACGCTGCGGCTCGGCGTGCAGGATGCCCTCCGCATCGACGCATTGGATGACCATGTTCAGGTCGTAGATCATTCGCCAAATGGTCTGATTGCCATGCCAGCTGCCACCGCCCACGTAGAAGTCCGGCGGTGGTCCGTCGCCGAGACGCAGCACCGCGCTTCTGACCTTCTTGAATGCCAACCAGAACGGCCGCATCAGCCGGTAGAGCCACCACCATCGGGTCCGGAAGAACTCGCGCAGGGTGTTCTGCGTCCAGTAAACCCATCTCCCGCTGTCCCAGTACTCATCCCCGCCCCAACTCGGCGCGCCGCGGCTAAAGTGCGGCAAGTACGCCTTGTCGCCATTGATACCGACCAGATTCTTCAAGGCCGCGGTCAGTCCCGACTTGGAGTGCGTCTTCCATTTCGGAAGGTTAATCACCAGGTCGGCGTCGAGAAACGTCTGAGCCACGAAGTACCGGTGGTCGCCGTGCTGGTGGTATGCGCGGGTCTTGGCCCAGTCATGATCGTGGATTGCGAATCGATCGGCCTGATCGGAGATCTCTTCGAGGTGGCTGACGGCACCGAGGCTTACTTCCTTGTAGCCAAGCGGGTCGCCGTGGGCGCCCCCGGATTTCAGCACCAACCGCCCATCTTCGTAGACATAAACGTCCCTGCGGAGATCGCGGAATGTGAGACGGCTGCCGAAGGTCTGTTCCAGATCGGCCATCGCGGCCGATAGCCCGGATTGCTGGCACAGCAACGGCCAATCGGCACGCTGGAGTGGACAATCACCGATCGTGATGCGGGCCTCGGAAAACAGTTCCGCCGCCGCCCTGGCCGTGGCGACGATCACTCGAGCGTCGGTCACGAGCGCGCGAATTGGGTGACGCGGATCGGTTTCGTGAAGCACCCAGTTGGGCTTGATCACCACGTGCCGCGGGCACAGGTGACCGATCGCGGACTGCATTTCAGACCGGATGAGTGTCTCGAGCCGAGAGCCGACCCTCGTGTAGCACACCACCTGCGCGCCGGCAGACGGGCGCGTCATGAATTCCAGCCCGCGTCTCGCCGACGCGCGACCAGCGACAGGACCGTGTCGGTATCATCGCCGAACAGTGGCGCACCCTTCAGGAACTGATGCGGCTCAACCCCCTGGCCAAAGGTATTGACCTCGACGAGGCAGGGTGTGCCGTCATCGGTGACTGCGACGTCGCACGACAGCACATCGAAGTATGCCAGCTGGCGGTGAGCCGCGACTGCAAGTTTCAGGACTGCCTCGAACGATACGACGGTGTGGCCAGCAAAGGCCTCGCCGGAGCGCGGGTGCCGCTCGAAGCGGCGAAACGACACGTCGCAGCCAAAGGACGTTGTCGTGCCATCGGCGATGCGGACGCCACACAACAAGCCCCCGGCGTGGCCGTTGTCCACATGGGACCCGTTGCCGAAACGCAGCGTCGCGGCAATCGGCCGGACGGCACCGTCCAGGCGCATGGTTATGACACGCAAGGTGTTCAACGACTGGGGGTGGAACCGTGCCAACGATTCATGCTGCCGCACCTCCTCTTGCACCACGAAATCCTGTACGTAGGCTCGCTCGACGTCTGCCAGCGACCATACCGACGCACCGATCTGGAACCCGGCCGGCGTAAACTCCACGCGGGCCACATTGTGGCCGCTGCCGGTGCCTGAGATCGCCGGCTTCAAGAAATGCTCCCCCTTGCGCTCCGCCAGGAAGCCGATGACGTGTCGGCGCTCCACGGGCTGGTAGAGGTCATCGAAATATTCGCCATAGATATTGCGCAAGATGGTGTGCGGTCGCGGCAGGTCTGGCAGCAATCGATCGAGCTGGTTCTTGTCGTGGTATGCGGCCGAGACATCGCGCCGGCACAGGAACGGCTCGAGCCGGGTCCGGAAGATCTCCTCCGGAACGAACCGGGGATCCACTGTGCCCAACAGCACCTTGAACAGTCGATACCAATCGGAATTCACATAGGACACGCCGAATCCCATCCAGTAGTCGCGAACGACTCGACGTTCGGCAGCGCTCAGGCGGACGGCGCCGTCCGGATCCACCACTTGCAGCATCGTGCGCAGGCGGCCTCGGTACTCCCACCAATACCGGACCAGCTCAGCGCGCTTGAGAGTTGCGCGCACGGCGGAGTCTCGATGCGGCTGGGGGACATCAGGCATCTTCATGCGCGGACGACCGTTTCCACGAACACACTGTCGGCTACCCACACTAGCGGGCGCACCACGTGACTGGACGCCTTCAATGCTTCCGACACCCGCAGGATCGCGGCCAGCATTGGCGTCATCAACGGCGCATCCGCCTTCTGCAGGCCGATCCCGAAGTAGCCGTCCACCTCGAACCGCACGTCGTCATCAATCACCGAGAACAACCGCCGCAACTCCGGCAGCGTCCAGTAGCGCACTTCGAAGTTCACCGGTTCGCGAAACCGCCGCCGCGCCTGATGATAGAGGCACCGCAGGCCGAATCGGGTGGGCATCTGGACCTTCGCCGCGCCGCCGCGCCGCAACACGCGTCCCATTTCGGTCACCGAACGGCGCGCGTCCGGCGGAGAGAGGTGTTGAATCACGCTGTAGGAGTAGACCACGTCGAAGGTGGCGTCCCTGAAGGGCAAGTGCCGGGCGTCGCCGACCAGGTAGCGGGTGGGCCGGCCGAGCTGCGCCGCCGCCCGGCGCGCGGCCATGACGGCGCCCAGGGAGGGGTCAATGCCCACGGCCTCGTAGCCCTGCTGGCTGGCAGCGATGGTCCAGCGCCCCCAGCTGCAGCCAACGTCCAATAACCGGCGACCGTTGCCCGCCGGCAACGGCAGATGGGGAATCGGATAGCGATCGAGGCGGCCGATGAGGTGCTTGTACATCAGGCCATTGGTGGCGGCGATGAGGTAGGTGACCGCCGGGTCGATGGGACTCCCCTGCCGCGCCAGCGCCGCAATCCCCTGGCGCTCGTCGTCGCTCAGGCTGAGCGACGACAGGTACAGGTTGGTCGGGTCAATCGCGTCAGTGGCCGCGGTCAGCGACGCCGGCAGCACGTCGATCGTGGCAGCCGCGTCATCCAGCAGCATCACCGGCACGCCCTCGACGATCGGATAGCGGTGCCCGCCATCGCAGACCAGCTGCAAGCCATCGAGCCGCACGGCGTGGTGATCGCGCGGACAGGCCAGGTGATCCAGGAACCAGCGATCGATGACCGGGCGGTCGTTGACGCTCATGCCTCGACCAGGCCGACCAGCTCCGCGCCGAGTTGCGTCAGCGCCGATGGCTGCGACGTGATGGCGTGGCTGGCGTAGTGCGCCAGTACGGCCGGACGGGCGACCAGTGATCGGATGGCCGTGGCGATCGCATCGGCGGTCACCTCCGGCAACAGGACGCCGTTCACGCCGTTTTCGACGACGCGGCCGCACGAACGCGAGGCGATGATCGGCAGGCCGACGGCCTGCGCCTCGATCTGCGCCATGCCGAAGCCATCCGAGTGCGAGGGGAAGACCAGCGCGTCGCTCGAGGCGTAGTAGGCGCCAATCTCGCCGCGAGGCACGGCGCCGACGAATTCAATGGCCGGCTGCTGCGGGAACCGCGGCGGGATGACCATGCCGGGCTCCCCGACCAGGCGGAGGGTGACCGGAAGACCGGCGACCAGCGTCATTGCTTCGAGCAGCGCCGCCGCGCCCTTCACCACCGAGACGCTGCCGACAAAAAGCAGCCGCAAGGGACGCTCGGAAGTGAAGGATTCGGGGAACACGTGCGGCGGTGCGGGCTGGTCCGAACGGCCTTCGTAGGCCAGCGGCAGGACGCGCAGCCTGGCGGCGGCCACCCCCGCCCGCGTCACCGCCTCGCGCGACCACTCGGAATTGACCACGATGTGATCGGCCAGCGCGCACTCCTCGCGCCAGCGCGCGAAATACTCGATCGGCGGTCCCAGCGGGGCCGCGCCGTACTGGGGCGCCGCGTCTGCCAGCCGGCGCACCATGGCGAAGTGCTCTTCTCCGGGATCGATCTGGCCCAAGACCGTGAGCCACCCCCGCTGTTTGGCCAGCCGGAAAATCGCGCCCGCCGAGTAGCTGTGCGCGAAGACCGCGATCCGCTCCGACGAACGGGTCTCGCATTCCGCCAGCAGGTTGGCCGCGGCGTTCTGGAACCACTCGTTGCGCGCGATCAGCGCGTCCCATCCGGCGCGCCGCTGCAGGCGCCACTCGACC
This sequence is a window from Vicinamibacterales bacterium. Protein-coding genes within it:
- the asnB gene encoding asparagine synthase (glutamine-hydrolyzing); protein product: MVHRRTDVACMCGIAGILSPGPPPTDLRPALRSMQASLRHRGPDGEGEWAAPGGGALFAHTRLAVFDPSPAGHQPMSIEGGRFVITYSGAIYNFAEIRRALERAGVQFTTSTDTEVILRLYERDGPVGISRLRGMFAFALWDAEARTCVLARDRFGIKPLYYSLDHGRLIFASEVRALLASALVPVDLDPAGVYGLFRTGSVPEPLTIARNIRCVPAAHSVHWCDGRMSARRYWQLQFPADGAGAAAADVRHALADSVEHHFAGDASVGLLLSGGVDSTAILALAHAGGRTGVETFSLTLPGEPDDEGPLARRTAGHFGAIHHECVMDAASARAAFLAYKAAVDQPTTDGLNAFVMARFAREHGIKVLLSGVGADELFGGYPSFRGVPRLAAWHQRFHWTGALASQAGRLAAAAARGSRSRRVADMLSRAPSLENAYQAYRGIFTHAESVTLAAHYAGVPAEPFALPPTDEPDDVVPADAVSRLELTRYARNQLLRDADVMAMAWGVEVRTPFLDAPLVDRLSRVPAPVRLAPGKALLRAAVPEWPAWVDPRTKRGFHLPFERWIDGEWREVLASGDRGCPVATGTWYRQWCVSALESWMAVNRAAHA
- a CDS encoding glycosyltransferase family 4 protein encodes the protein MKVVVCWAGLQGYVAACLRALNQVPSVDLHVLHLDFQDVPVQEELLHEVSNRRLMAAASNLEIPDLVSHRNPDVVLICGWFYPQYRRLVHTPALRGAKFVLGMDTPWTGAWPQRVNQIRLRGFMRRMDKVVVAGPRSAECARRLGVPRGRIANGLYGFDYTAFRERGRRLDAAPDWPKRFLFAGRYAHVKGIDILVDAYRRYRARVAAPWPLDCCGTGPESSLITGEGIHDLGYVLPSELPGVFADHGTFLMPSREEPWGVAIGEAAATGLPLICTDVCGATIDILRSYYNGIAIPPGDAAALADAMVWMHQNHGRMREFGERSRQLAHPFSAETWAQRMHAYFASVLAARESGAAPR
- a CDS encoding DUF362 domain-containing protein, whose product is MQSAIGHLCPRHVVIKPNWVLHETDPRHPIRALVTDARVIVATARAAAELFSEARITIGDCPLQRADWPLLCQQSGLSAAMADLEQTFGSRLTFRDLRRDVYVYEDGRLVLKSGGAHGDPLGYKEVSLGAVSHLEEISDQADRFAIHDHDWAKTRAYHQHGDHRYFVAQTFLDADLVINLPKWKTHSKSGLTAALKNLVGINGDKAYLPHFSRGAPSWGGDEYWDSGRWVYWTQNTLREFFRTRWWWLYRLMRPFWLAFKKVRSAVLRLGDGPPPDFYVGGGSWHGNQTIWRMIYDLNMVIQCVDAEGILHAEPQRHYFCIVDGLICGEGDGPLFPDPREMEWIVFGVDPFAIDATLAWFMGFDESRMPILSQRSRYLGPGWGRFDTATLPVSVDGRIGPLASFPTPRPFAPPPGWLGWVER
- a CDS encoding sugar-transfer associated ATP-grasp domain-containing protein, coding for MRATLKRAELVRYWWEYRGRLRTMLQVVDPDGAVRLSAAERRVVRDYWMGFGVSYVNSDWYRLFKVLLGTVDPRFVPEEIFRTRLEPFLCRRDVSAAYHDKNQLDRLLPDLPRPHTILRNIYGEYFDDLYQPVERRHVIGFLAERKGEHFLKPAISGTGSGHNVARVEFTPAGFQIGASVWSLADVERAYVQDFVVQEEVRQHESLARFHPQSLNTLRVITMRLDGAVRPIAATLRFGNGSHVDNGHAGGLLCGVRIADGTTTSFGCDVSFRRFERHPRSGEAFAGHTVVSFEAVLKLAVAAHRQLAYFDVLSCDVAVTDDGTPCLVEVNTFGQGVEPHQFLKGAPLFGDDTDTVLSLVARRRDAGWNS
- a CDS encoding methyltransferase domain-containing protein, which codes for MSVNDRPVIDRWFLDHLACPRDHHAVRLDGLQLVCDGGHRYPIVEGVPVMLLDDAAATIDVLPASLTAATDAIDPTNLYLSSLSLSDDERQGIAALARQGSPIDPAVTYLIAATNGLMYKHLIGRLDRYPIPHLPLPAGNGRRLLDVGCSWGRWTIAASQQGYEAVGIDPSLGAVMAARRAAAQLGRPTRYLVGDARHLPFRDATFDVVYSYSVIQHLSPPDARRSVTEMGRVLRRGGAAKVQMPTRFGLRCLYHQARRRFREPVNFEVRYWTLPELRRLFSVIDDDVRFEVDGYFGIGLQKADAPLMTPMLAAILRVSEALKASSHVVRPLVWVADSVFVETVVRA
- a CDS encoding glycosyltransferase family 4 protein, producing MTPITQWICCHLGAREHYAVPRALHRRARLRMMVTDAWVRPGNPVAHIPGQLSRRLAERYHPDLESAEVRDLTLSLVRHEVEWRLQRRAGWDALIARNEWFQNAAANLLAECETRSSERIAVFAHSYSAGAIFRLAKQRGWLTVLGQIDPGEEHFAMVRRLADAAPQYGAAPLGPPIEYFARWREECALADHIVVNSEWSREAVTRAGVAAARLRVLPLAYEGRSDQPAPPHVFPESFTSERPLRLLFVGSVSVVKGAAALLEAMTLVAGLPVTLRLVGEPGMVIPPRFPQQPAIEFVGAVPRGEIGAYYASSDALVFPSHSDGFGMAQIEAQAVGLPIIASRSCGRVVENGVNGVLLPEVTADAIATAIRSLVARPAVLAHYASHAITSQPSALTQLGAELVGLVEA